Proteins encoded by one window of Rhodobacteraceae bacterium IMCC1335:
- a CDS encoding putative C-S lyase: MHFDEQIDRRGSNCDKWDNMEAKYGVSPTDGLAMWVADGDFRPPACVQQAVQDMAAHGIYGYYGALDHYHKAICWWMETRHNWQVNPDWIFTTHGLGNGIAMCVESFTEASDSVVLFSPVYHSFYRIIKASGRAITECPMVNNQGRYEFDFERYDSLLTGTEKMLVLCSPQNPGGRVWSKAELQGIADFAKRHDLIIVSDEIHHDLIYPGNKHIAMPLVDASIRDRLVMMTATTKSFNIAGCHTGNVIIEDRNLRARFGARMRALALSPNSFGIVMATAAYSPDGALWIDGLMRYLNENRAIFETGLNAIPGAKAMQLEATYLSWIDFTDTGMTPQEISTRVEKGAKIAANHGATFGTGGDYFLRFNLALPKQQIEEAVRRLQTAFSDLQ; the protein is encoded by the coding sequence ATGCATTTTGACGAGCAGATAGACCGGCGCGGTTCAAACTGTGACAAATGGGATAATATGGAGGCCAAATACGGCGTTTCGCCAACAGATGGGTTGGCCATGTGGGTTGCCGATGGCGATTTCCGTCCCCCCGCTTGCGTGCAGCAGGCCGTGCAAGACATGGCCGCTCACGGTATTTACGGCTATTATGGCGCGCTTGATCACTATCACAAGGCAATCTGTTGGTGGATGGAGACCCGCCATAACTGGCAGGTTAACCCCGATTGGATTTTCACCACCCATGGCTTGGGCAATGGCATCGCAATGTGCGTTGAAAGCTTTACCGAGGCCAGCGATAGCGTGGTTCTTTTCTCCCCTGTCTATCACAGCTTTTACCGGATTATAAAAGCCAGTGGCCGAGCGATTACAGAATGCCCAATGGTAAATAACCAAGGCCGCTATGAATTTGATTTCGAACGGTATGACAGCCTGCTTACTGGAACAGAGAAAATGCTGGTTCTATGCTCGCCGCAAAACCCCGGAGGCCGGGTTTGGAGCAAAGCCGAATTACAAGGCATTGCCGATTTTGCAAAACGCCATGACCTTATTATTGTATCGGATGAAATCCACCATGATCTGATCTATCCGGGTAACAAGCATATCGCGATGCCCTTGGTCGATGCCAGTATCCGCGACCGGCTGGTGATGATGACCGCGACCACGAAATCGTTTAATATTGCAGGATGCCACACCGGCAATGTGATTATCGAGGATCGCAATTTGCGGGCAAGATTTGGGGCGAGAATGCGCGCGCTCGCGCTCAGCCCAAATAGTTTTGGCATCGTGATGGCCACAGCAGCCTATAGCCCTGACGGGGCTTTATGGATTGATGGTTTAATGCGCTATTTAAATGAAAACCGGGCCATATTTGAAACGGGGCTAAACGCGATTCCTGGCGCCAAGGCGATGCAGCTTGAAGCCACCTATCTATCTTGGATAGATTTCACAGATACCGGCATGACACCGCAAGAAATTTCTACCCGCGTCGAGAAAGGCGCTAAAATTGCGGCCAATCACGGGGCCACGTTCGGCACTGGCGGCGATTATTTTTTAAGATTCAACTTAGCCCTTCCCAAACAACAAATCGAAGAGGCCGTCAGGCGATTACAAACCGCCTTTAGCGACTTGCAGTAA
- a CDS encoding peptide deformylase — protein sequence MIRPILFHPDPRLKKACSDVVDITDAVRGLAEDMLETMYDAPGIGLAAPQIGVLERIVVLDCVKEDGAAPDPKIMINPQIIAQSDETNIYEEGCLSIPEHFAEVTRPREVEVLWFDQNGAEHKAGFDGLWATCIQHEIDHLNGKLFIDYLGAIKRQMITRKMQKYKREIARGKAE from the coding sequence ATGATCAGACCTATTCTTTTTCACCCCGATCCACGCTTGAAAAAAGCCTGCTCCGATGTTGTGGATATTACGGATGCGGTGCGAGGCTTGGCAGAGGATATGTTGGAAACGATGTATGATGCGCCTGGCATTGGCTTGGCCGCGCCGCAAATCGGCGTGTTAGAGCGGATTGTGGTTTTGGATTGCGTCAAAGAAGACGGCGCGGCGCCAGATCCAAAAATTATGATAAACCCGCAGATTATTGCCCAATCGGACGAGACAAATATATATGAAGAAGGGTGTTTATCGATCCCCGAACATTTTGCCGAAGTGACGCGGCCCAGGGAAGTTGAAGTGCTCTGGTTTGACCAAAATGGGGCGGAGCATAAAGCGGGGTTTGACGGTCTTTGGGCCACCTGCATTCAGCATGAAATTGATCATTTGAATGGCAAGCTTTTTATCGATTATTTAGGCGCGATCAAACGTCAGATGATCACGCGTAAAATGCAGAAATATAAGCGTGAGATCGCGCGCGGCAAGGCCGAATAA
- the def gene encoding peptide deformylase, which produces MGVRRCLAWPDPRLRRPAEAISEITEDIHALWIDMIDTMEAMPGVGLAAPQIGKMLRLAVIDASEARGQAICMANPQVLHASVELRSHEEASPNLPGVSAQIKRPRAITARFLDSQGALQTKDFVGLWATSLQHQIDHLNGKMYFDHLSKTRRDMLLRKARKLS; this is translated from the coding sequence ATGGGTGTGCGGCGCTGTTTGGCTTGGCCCGATCCGCGCCTGCGGCGACCTGCCGAGGCTATTTCAGAGATCACAGAAGATATTCATGCCCTTTGGATAGATATGATCGATACAATGGAGGCCATGCCTGGGGTCGGTTTGGCGGCGCCGCAAATTGGCAAAATGCTGCGCCTGGCTGTGATTGACGCCTCAGAGGCGCGCGGGCAAGCCATTTGTATGGCAAATCCGCAAGTGCTTCATGCGTCGGTCGAGCTGCGCAGCCATGAAGAGGCCAGCCCGAATTTACCAGGGGTTAGCGCGCAGATTAAACGACCACGTGCAATCACCGCGCGCTTTTTAGATTCACAAGGTGCCCTGCAGACTAAAGATTTCGTTGGCTTATGGGCCACCTCTTTGCAGCATCAAATAGATCATTTGAATGGAAAAATGTATTTTGACCATCTGTCGAAAACGCGGCGCGATATGTTGCTTCGCAAAGCAAGGAAACTGTCATGA
- a CDS encoding methionyl-tRNA formyltransferase, giving the protein MRLIFMGSPAFSVPVLEALVAAGHEIVAVYTQPPRPAGRGKKQRPCAVHARALALTLDVRHPASLKQAEEQAAFSALRADAAVVVAYGLLLPQALLDAPTHGCLNIHASLLPRWRGAAPIHRAIMAGDRETGICIMQMEAGLDTGPVLYRETISIASDETTAALQERLSDLGARAIVQSLQDLSQLQARPQSSIGVCYAHKIDKSEAQIDWSLPAEILDRQIRGLSPFPGAWAMLRGERVKFLGSALMSAEPPLAAAGTVLDDDLGIACGSGALRITRLQRAGKSAQSSADFLRGTPVIAGEQLV; this is encoded by the coding sequence ATGAGGTTGATTTTTATGGGCAGCCCGGCGTTTTCCGTACCGGTCTTAGAGGCGTTGGTTGCCGCAGGGCATGAGATCGTTGCGGTGTATACACAGCCGCCCAGGCCGGCAGGGCGGGGCAAAAAACAACGCCCTTGTGCTGTGCATGCGCGCGCGCTTGCGTTAACGCTTGACGTGCGTCATCCGGCCTCGTTGAAACAGGCTGAGGAGCAAGCTGCTTTTTCTGCGTTGCGGGCGGATGCGGCGGTGGTGGTGGCTTATGGGCTGTTGCTGCCGCAAGCGCTGCTGGATGCGCCAACGCATGGATGTTTGAATATTCACGCCTCTTTATTGCCGCGTTGGCGCGGAGCCGCGCCGATCCATCGGGCAATTATGGCGGGTGATCGCGAGACCGGCATCTGCATTATGCAAATGGAAGCTGGCCTCGATACCGGGCCGGTTTTATATCGAGAAACGATTTCAATCGCGTCAGATGAGACAACCGCCGCGCTGCAGGAACGTTTATCTGATCTTGGCGCACGGGCAATTGTGCAGAGTTTGCAGGATTTGTCTCAGTTGCAAGCACGGCCACAATCTTCAATTGGCGTTTGCTACGCGCATAAAATTGACAAAAGCGAAGCGCAGATTGATTGGTCTTTGCCGGCAGAAATTTTGGATCGCCAAATCCGCGGCTTATCGCCCTTTCCGGGTGCTTGGGCAATGCTGCGCGGTGAGCGTGTGAAGTTTTTAGGATCTGCGCTGATGTCAGCTGAGCCGCCATTGGCCGCTGCGGGCACTGTTCTTGATGATGATCTTGGCATTGCATGTGGGTCTGGTGCGCTGCGGATTACGCGGCTGCAGAGGGCTGGGAAATCTGCGCAATCATCCGCTGATTTTTTGCGCGGAACGCCAGTTATTGCCGGTGAGCAGCTGGTCTAG
- a CDS encoding DUF1674 domain-containing protein, whose product MTQDREDLPAAAIRALAEAEARRQAAKSTPLPKELGGRDGPEPVRYGDWEKKGLAVDF is encoded by the coding sequence GTGACTCAAGACCGCGAAGATCTGCCCGCCGCCGCGATCCGTGCCTTGGCCGAAGCCGAAGCGCGCCGCCAAGCCGCCAAAAGCACCCCTCTTCCAAAAGAGCTGGGTGGACGCGATGGGCCGGAACCCGTACGCTATGGAGATTGGGAGAAAAAAGGCTTGGCGGTCGATTTTTAG